The DNA segment CGAATTTTGTGGGGGAGGCCTTTGTGGTTGAGTGGACAATCTTTGTTGGATGGGCGCCGGATTGGGAGGGGTTCCGATATTGGTTGAATAACTTGGTTGATGCGGGGAATATTGGTAGGTGGGGTTGTGAGGGGTTTGTTGGGATTTTGGCCATGTGGGAGCCGTGGtcacggcatgggcatctccctcccTTTTCTTGGCTCCGCTCATTTCAGTCCTCCTATTGCCAGCCCCTGTTGAAGTGGCACAATCAAACTTGCCCCTTCTTAGGCCCACTTCAATTCTCTCGCCCGCAAATACCAGATATGCAAAGCTCGAAGGCATATAACCTACcattttctcatagtagaacattgGTAATGTTTCCACTATCATggttatcatctccctttccatcactAGAGGTGCTACTTGGgctgccaaatccctccatctcTAGGCATATTCCTTGAAAGACTCATGCTCCTTCTTGCACATGTTTTGCAATTGCGTCCTCTCAGGAGCCATATTAGTGTTGTATTGATACTACCTGATGAAAGCAGCCATTTAGTCCTTCCAAGAACGGATTTGAAAAGCTTCCAGGTTAGTATACCAAGTGATTGTCACCCCGACCAAACTCTCTTGAAAAAAGTGCATCaagagtttctcatcttttgagtatgcccccatcttttgacaatacatcttcaagtggttcttaggacaagtggtccctttgtacttgtcgAAGTTTGGCACCTTGAATTTGGGAGGGATGACAACGTCGGGCACTAGGCATAATTCTACCATGCCGACAAAAGGGTAGTCACCAATCCCctcagcctttcctctataagatcaaattttctctttcttccatggcaggaggttgacaagggtgttgcccttgctcttacgtatcctcaggtgcgatgaggaatttagacctacgtagttctttaaagtgCGAAATTTGTATGTTGAGTTGagtttaaacttttgaaaggttcattttaaccaacaaaaataaaggagaccattaaggcgttggaccttgaatggATTCAAGCGGcttttatggataaaaactCAATTACATGCTGATTTCCTCTTGGTTTcacttattaactttcaatctctttaaaagatGATTTGTGACATAAATGATCAGTCAAAATtcactttacaagaagaaaagagattactgatggtagaagaatgagatgaagatgtgaaaagcaacaaagaggacccctaagggtgcatagatcgtatccaaatccttaaaacaaatacaaacCGGATGACGAATGAAGAACATCGaatgaagaacgatgtagaagtcgATTACGGTCGCAATTCGGTAGCACCTCGgccttatttttttcctctgtcttctccttctctctgatTTTTACTGAAACCTCTCAATGTTTGAAAGTTGAACCCTTTATTcagcccccccccccctcacgcctatttataggaaatgagggggTTTGGGATTTTGGcctggttacttcacccctaagcaATTTAGGGGCctaggctagcctgggcgagccagggtTCAAAAAAAGGCTtcaaatgacccttttgccctcccttttgggtattttccGTATTTTTTTACCGAAACGTCGAATGATCTTTCGTCTTGCACGGTAACTGGTGTCGAAcagctcaattcggctagcGAGAACCAAAATGTTAGTGAATGAtatccccgaacgaaattagggtctgacactcACAACACTTCAAATGCTCACACCACCATTGGGATCCTTTGACAATCACACCTCCTTTCGTAAGACTGTCCATATCCCTAACCCCCTATTTTTCCACCAAAGTGCTCCTCCAAAGACACCCACCCTCACTCAAGAACCTCCAAAGCCATTTTCCCACTAAAGCCTCTATTAAAAGTCTCCAAGTTTTTAATACCTAGCCCTCCCTTCTCTTTAGGAGAATAAACAATATCCCAACTCACCCAAGGTACCCTCTTTTCCTCCCCCTTAGCCCTCCACAAGAAATTTCTTTGAATatgattaagaataaaaataacctTCTTAGGTGCaataaagaaggaaaggaaatataTGGAGATAGACGAAAGTATCAAGCTAATCCTCCCACCAAATGACAAGTGCCTCCTCTTCCAAGCAGATAATTTCCTCTTCATCATGTCGATCACCAGTTTCCAAGTGCTAGTTTTCCTAGCATCCTCTCTCCCATAGGTAGCCCCAAATAAGTGAAAGGAAGCATCATAGTTGTACAATTCAAAATTATGGCATATCTATTGATCTCCCTTTGTGTCACTTGTATCCCCGTCAAGCTACTCTTGTAGAAATTCACTTTAAGACTAGATGCTAATTCAAAGCATCTAAGAATTGCTTTGATTGTGAGGGTTTCTTTCATGTCATCTCTAAAGAAGAAGAATGTATCATTCGTGAATTGGAGAAGTGAGACTTCCAAATTTCCATTCCCAGTCTTAACCCCTTCCAACAACTCCTTTGCTTCCACTTCTCTAACCAAACCATTCAAACCCTCTGCCACcaccaagaaaagaaaaagagctaATGAATCACCTTGGTGCAATCCTTTTTGCTAAACAAATTCCTTTGTAGGGCTTCCATTGGCAAGAACGAAAATAGAGGAGTACTGCAAGTAGGCCCAAATCCAATGGATCCATTTTCTACAAAACCCCAATCTAAAACAACACACAGGCTAAAAATTCCACCTTATCGAGTCATAGACATTTTCAAAGTcgaccttgaaaatgagacaacTCTTCTTCCTCTCCTTCACCGCATGGATCATTGCATTTGCAATAAGGACTCCATCCAAGATATTTTGTTGCCCCCAAGAACGTCAACTGTCTTGAGTCCACAACCTTATCCATCACCTTCCTTATCCTATTGGCCAAGAGTTTAGCAATGATCTTATACAAACGTCTGATGACAGATATAGCTCTAAAGTCCCTTGGTCCTTGGGGTTATCTTTTTTAGGGATAAGGGTGAGAAAAGAAGCatttttataatacattttttaacatttttctattagttgaaatttattgaaaatcataaattttataggTCTcctatcatatttaattaacctatgtcttaattttattattattattgttgttgttgttgttgttgctgttgttgtcgTAGTTGTTGGTCTTGAACCTGAAACATTTATTAAAGGAATCGAGTCTGGTTCCACTCATACCAACAATGTTACTTCTCAATACACTTTTTCAAactacttaaaatttataaacttatGAACAAAGTTAATGaagtataaaatgaaattagttttttactcATCCTATGCATGGGCCTTTTTATTTTAGGTACTTTTTTAATGAATTGGAGTTGCGATTAGTAAGAGGGCAAGGAACCCAACTAAGTTGAATCCTCCCCAAAATCCCTACAACAATCACACCTTGACAtgcattaaaaagaaaaaatgatataaacAAAAGGGACAAATGGGTGGACTAGGCCAAAACTCGTTGAAGAAGCTAACAAAACCTGTAAGTTGGAAAAGTGTTTCTATGGCCAAATGACCTTTTTGgtcctttatcttattttttggttcaatttgatcctttatcttttaaaagatTCATTATGgtcttttatctatttaagtTGATTCGGTTTGATCCTTTCGTCCATCGTAAATTAACACCGTTAATGAGATAAAAATATTGACGGCTAAAAACTGCCACAAAGTGTAACtttcttccacttcttcttcttctctctttgcTCCCTCTGCTTTGTgctaaaacaaacataatcatCCAGGTCTCATCCAAATCCACCATAACACAACACAAATCCATTCAAATCAAACTCATCATCCTTTTTAAAACCCTTTCCCTTCTCTCTCAACATCAACACCATTTTCGATCCCCCTTCTCTCAAGCTTTTGTGCATCTGATTTGAGAAAAGGCTAAAGGAGAACCTTTGAAACCCATCAGATCTGTGAAGCAAAGTGATGTGAAGCCAAATGACTAGGATGAGGACGTGCCCACAAAAATTTTAGATGAAGAAGGAGAGAAACCTGGAGAATGGTTGGATGGGGAGCCAGAGAAAATTTATGACCCAAaggaaacaaaattgattgaaGTGCACCCATTGCAATGACGTAGATCAATACCAACGGCCATGTCGATGAGCCCCACAATGTAGATCCGTAGAGCTCCATTGCCTGCATGCTCACGATGGCTATCGTGTTGTGGAGTTTGTTCGTGATGACAAACTCAAATGCAAGATTGCGCTCATGAGGAACTCCTTGCAGACGTTGGGGAGCGCAGGGATGCAGTGGTACATTGTGAATTAGACTTCGCTGACAAAGTGGAGGTCATGGCAAAGGAAGAGGTCGGAAATTAGATTGAACCCTAATTGAGAAAATTAGGGGCTTTGTTTTAAGTTAGTTTTCTACCTTTTTTGAGATCATTCATTCCTGTTATTTGGATTGTGGGTGTGATTGTTATTCTGAATTTGAAGATCTTTAATAAATGTTGTTGAGTTGGAGATAAAGATGAGGGAGGAGGAAGATGAAGGGGAAAAAGCTTACACTTTGAGGTGGTTTTTAGTCATCACTATCTTAGTTACATTAATGGCGCTAAGGTTGTACTGACGGAATGAccattttagttcttttttaaaacataaaggaccaaaattaatttttaaaaagataaaggatcaaattgaacTAATCATATACGATAAAGGACCAAATAGGTCATTTGGCCTATTTCTATTCCTAAGAAACTCATCCTTAACAAAAAGGGGAGAAGCATTCAACCATTGGAAGTTAAACCTAGATGAAGCCTATGAGTGACTAATTTGCCTGCATAAGTGTTGTTCCCTTCCCTATAAACACGAGAAACAACCAAAactatatttttacaaaaaataaaataaataatttcaccATTTGCTGCAAAGATGCCAAGGGAAAATAGTAGGCAAGTGAAAAGCTTGAATGACCaatgtatttaatttatatcttctgaaagtattttttttaaaaaaatgtaattcaatatatttgattttttaaaaggcaattcaatatatttgataaaacttACAAAAGTgtaattcattatttttgtattttaaaaatgtagtataaaatgaaattagaaaGTAGGCTATGTATTGACAATGTAAAAcaatttatatgaatttttattgttaaactTGTCATCATTGTGAGTTATGATTAGATGAcactataaaatcattttatactaTCAATGTATATGATCATTAAACTTAAATGCATAAAATTTTctgatttttaacaaattttaataaaaaaaagtatttcaaaGAAGAGTTTAATgatgatataataattatcgTCCAACCACAAATCACGAtcgatataatttttaaaacaattttgtaaAAGTCAATTAATGATTATGCactataaaattaatgatgatgCACTACAATTAGAGGTGTCAAAGTTTACGTGGATCCTACAAGTACCCACAAAAATATCTGCAAACATGGAGGGTAATTACTCGCATATTAGGCCTAGGTACGGGAATAGGTATTTACCCGCAAATTTATGCAATACAGGTACTATAGTACCCATCCAGTCCTACACATGTcacatatattaatataattataagttacttatgtaaataatatatatcatatatataatttttgtgaaaaaataattatatattttttaaattttatgacttATACTCTAACAGGGACATAGAGTTTTTATTAAACGATTAgaacattaaatttaataatcacTGTGTTGGATGAAtatctttataatattatttatttatgacttgAGTTTGGATGAATCAATGTTaagtttctttgtttttaatattagaaaaaaaggaTTATATACTAACagtgtaaaaagttttacacaATTATTCAATTACAACTCACTGTATATGGtaagtttattgacttttaaaataattatcttacaaTAATTCAAACGGTGATTTGTGATTGGATGAAAGTGTACAAGAGTTTTACACTATCAGTGTATAGGCATTGAACTCTTAATATTATGTGTGGATgcttttaatgttatattacCTATAatcctatatataagaaacaaatgatatttttctttgatcctAATTATAAGCAACAATGATTAGTTTTCAAACTTATTAcgagttaaatatattttatattcttaatttattgCTATCTCTATTTACTAGACACTTACACATTGATTATGAGTATTAACATTAAATGAGACAATCACTTACAACATTTAAACTTAAGGGtacttttagaataaaatttaaatttatggcgATATTAAATGTAAGCAACACTTTTCATGGTCTTGATGATTTGTATTATGTTGCTTATATATAAGATCAGAGgtagtattttataaatttaagaatgcAATTATAGTTTACAAGTAGTAattgttttgattattttttaggcttaaatgtaattttggtttCCATATTTTGTTCAATCCTTAATTTTGGTCtctccattttaaaataaagacatttgatccctttattttgaaaaatacataattttggtCCCCCTATTTCATTATATACACATTTGGTCCTTTTCCTTTAGAAATTTTgctcatatttaaaattttggtcaaatcatcaattttgtgcatgttttatttattgtattttggtTCAATTGAACCTTATATCTAACATATtcttttaagatattaaaaagaaataacttaattaattataatgtaagaaataaaacatTAGCAAAATTGTaggttgataaaaaataatgaattttgtaTCATATAAGTAGGGGTGTAAGTGGATCGGTTTGGGTTGGGTTTGGTTAAACCCATGATCGAATCCAATCAAATCTGAACGGGttgatttaaattgattttctaaGAAAAATGAAACTCAACCCAAACCAACACATTCGGTAAACGGTTTGGGTTTGGTTGGGTTAACATGTCAAAAcatataattttgttagttcttctttaaaacacaatattttttataaattaatttttttttactaaacgaATCAAGCACAACTATttcttgttaaattttttattaaaaataaaattatgttgcTATCACATCTCACTCCACTCCAGTGACTTATCCATGGGGAATGAGAAATTGAACATACCATATTAAAGATAAGGAGTTTCAATAAGCATAAGGATgaatttcaatcatttttttcaacCAAAACCAATGAGATATTAAGAGATCTACTCTTTGTAAAtagattcaaaatattttttgaagtcCATTTGAAGTAGCTTCAATTAATAAAATCCTTGTCGCTTTGATTATGAAGGTTTAAGATGCATTGATGCTTTTACTCAATTCAAATTGATAAGTCTATGTAATCAATAGtcaataatatttgattttaaaaaaattaaaaatatatattatatattacatatattaataataataataataatttaatacaaattaacaGGTGAATAGATTATGAGATTTGGATATTAAAACTTGTgatctaatttaaaaatcaatgggtttgatttgagtttaattaaaacataaaaatcaccCAACCCAACTTGTTTGAGTCAATTCAAATTAATTGGTAATCCACACCCGTTTACGCCCCCATATGTAAGAACTAAAATTACGAAATTGTTTACAATAAAaagatcaaatatttattttaatatgagaaagaaaattgcgattttttaaaaactacagTGGAATGAATGACTGTAAAATTATCTTAGGTTCTATTCAGTTGGATAACTACATAGACCACTGCATACGAAAAGAGAAAAGGTAAAAAACCGCATCTGTTCCATTTAAGCAGAAGTCACAAAATTTCTCTGCTCTTTCAAACTTTCTTCACATGGACTAATAATCCCCACACTCGTACACTCTTCCACCCGGCCATCACCAATCAACAACACAACACAATACAACacccattattattatttaataatccttaatatattattattcctCGTCCATCGCTTTTTCTTGAAGACTACTTCATCCTTCTTATTACTTGTTATTTGTTTATCTTTCTCACACCCATCGCAGTGACGCACGCACAGTTCCTAGTAGTACCGTACCGGTTCATTTGCTtcatccaccaccacctcatttTTAGTGGTTTCGTGCACTCAACAAACTCTCATCCATGGCGTCATCACTAACAACAACTCTATCCCAGTCCCAATCGCTCTATATTAAGCCCCGCCTGGCGCCACGGCCTCCTCATCCCCAATTCCGCTCTCTTTTCCTAACCTCACCGGCGGTGGCGGGTGGTGTTCGTGCTGCTGTCATGCCTAGAAGGACTGCGGTTATCGTGTCGGCGGCGACGGCGGAGACGCCGAAGAAGAAGGGCGAGTCGAAAGGGTTCGTGGAAGAGATGAGGTTTGTGGCGATGAGGCTTCACACGAGGGACCAGGCCAGGGAGGGCGAGAAGGAGGTCAAGCAGCCCGAGGAGAAAGCCGTTACCAAGTGGAACCCATCCGTCGAAGGGTACCTGAAATTTCTTGTGGACAGTAAGCTCGTTTATGACACGCTGGAGAAAATCGTTCATGAGGCTCCTCATCCTTTTTGTGAGTTTCTTCCTAGTCATGATATTTTTAGTAATaagcttttatttttgtgtgtttgtttctcttGGGTCATAGACCACGCGTCTTCCCTCCAACCTACTGGTCAGAAATTAATCTTGCTCGCAGAATAGAATGTTCCAACTCATGTGAACGAACGCTGCATGGCCTTACATCATTGCACCAatcctttgattttttttattttttttttgtgtgtgtgtgtgtgtgtttgtgttctaatgtgttattttttaggtttgggttctgtttctttgtttttttgttgggGGGAGGGAATGGTGCTGCTAATATATGTGGTGGTGGTGACTTTTGGGGCTAAATGTGTGTTCTGTAGGGTCATGTTTGATGACTTGCACGAGATTTGTGTGATGTGTGATTTGACTTGAACTAATGATGAGTCCTAATGGTAATGAATAATTGTTGCTGTTGCTATATTTGATATTAGCACGAGTGAGTAGTGGTGAAATTTTAGccctttttattgttttattcaagAGGATGCGTACTGTTTTAATGAGTTTCTGCTGTTGCTCTTTGGCTTATTTTTCacatatttcattattattatggtGGTGATGACGATCATCAGTGAGTTTGTTTAGATGTTGAAGATGCTTAAACATCAGTTTGAGCCAATCCTCCAAGCGACATACTTTTTACGTTTGAGTGCTTTGAAAGTTTTGGCACCTGCAAACCAAACAAACACCATGTTTTTGGATTTTAACATTATGGCCCTTTTTAAGGGTTCTGCTTTCTGTTTGctggttttatgtttttgttagttttggaTTGTGCAGCAAATATTGGGTGTGGTAAGCAAGGTCATTGTAAGAGGCCGATGTTTGTCTAAGTTCTTCCAATTGAATGTTTCTTCAATTGGCaagctcattttttttttcattttcattttgttttatagttttggttttaatgtGCCTAAATCATGATCTTTATAAGATATCCAATTTTTTATGGCTAATATTTTTGTGCAAATGATCATATATTTTGGGAATTCAAGTAAGTTTTGAGCTGTTGAGTGGTTGTAGTTGTGGGTACAAGTGGTACAGGCATTGTTACAAGGTTATTCAATGTAAGGTAACAATGATCGAAGAATTGTCCATCAGAAATTTCTGAGGTTTGACTTGATGACACTGAAGGTGAATTGATTGTACCAATTTCAGGTAATAATCTGTGAGCATGATTGTTCTAATTCTCTGAAGGTTTCTTGCTGTTATCCTGATAGGTTGTTGAGTTCTGTACTTCTTTGGCATATCTGCAACTAATATGATGGTGTCTACTAGTATATATGTTCTCAGCTAATCTGATTGTTAAATGACCAATGCTCTTGTCTTTCTTGTGTAGATGCTGAATTCAGAAACACTGGATTGGAAAGGTCTGCAAGTTTGGTAGAAGATTTGGATTGGTTCAAGGAGCAAGGTTATACCATTCCTGAACCTTCATCTCCTGGTCTTACCTATGCACAATATCTTAAGGAGTTATCTGTGAAGGATCCTCAAGCATTCATTTGCCACTTTTACAACATCTACTTTGCTCATTCAGCTGGTGGTCGAATGATTGGGAAAAAGGTTACCAAACACATGCATGCTTAAAGAGGTTAAATCATGTTGTGTGTCGCATTGTTTATGAGTACATCTTTGGTTTTGAGTGCTATTTGTGGGCCAGAGTAtctgttttatgttttataattaataattataggcACATTCACGTCTGgggatattttcatttttcctctCCACATGGCATAGTTACTATGCTATATATCTCCTCTGAGAATGTTACAACATAATCAAGCTTTCGATGAAGTGAGAATATCTCATCTTTCCTCATGTTATAGTCTGCTATGTTTTACGTCTGATACCTGTAGGTATATATTATATGGCATGCTGATGTTGGCTATTTCCATATTAGTTGTATATTATATACTGATATTTGCAGAATTGTGCCACATGTACCATATGTTTTATGTTCTATTATATCTCTGCATCAAACACTTTCTTGTATGTAGCTATTAGTATACTGCTGGTAAAATAATCAATATTACTAATGAATGCATACATGTATAATTAGCAcatcacttaaaaaaatgataaacatcTCAGCCCAAAGACCTTCCTGAAGCATTTTCATTATAAGTTTTCAAGAAGTGAAATAAGCAATACAACTGAACCTAAAAAGCAACATGGCAGCAAGGATGCAAATAATGTTGTTTCTAGTTAATCAAAaagcataaaagaaaaagaagcaattACAAGCTTTTTGCAAATCTGTGGTGTCTTACTGTGAGTTAAAACTAATACTGAATGATTGTTAGTTTGTTACTTTATCCTTACTTTATCT comes from the Glycine soja cultivar W05 chromosome 6, ASM419377v2, whole genome shotgun sequence genome and includes:
- the LOC114416740 gene encoding heme oxygenase 1, chloroplastic-like — encoded protein: MASSLTTTLSQSQSLYIKPRLAPRPPHPQFRSLFLTSPAVAGGVRAAVMPRRTAVIVSAATAETPKKKGESKGFVEEMRFVAMRLHTRDQAREGEKEVKQPEEKAVTKWNPSVEGYLKFLVDSKLVYDTLEKIVHEAPHPFYAEFRNTGLERSASLVEDLDWFKEQGYTIPEPSSPGLTYAQYLKELSVKDPQAFICHFYNIYFAHSAGGRMIGKKVAEKLLNNKALEFYKWDGDLPQLLQNVRDKLNKVAEPWTREEKDHCLEETEKSFKLSGEILRLILS